One window from the genome of Trabulsiella odontotermitis encodes:
- the ptsG gene encoding PTS glucose transporter subunit IIBC: protein MFKNAFANLQKVGKSLMLPVSVLPIAGILLGVGSANFSWLPAVVSHVMAEAGGSVFANMPLIFAIGVALGFTNNDGVSALAAVVAYGIMVKTMAVVAPLVLHLPAEEIAAKHLADTGVLGGIISGAIAAYMFNRFYRIKLPEYLGFFAGKRFVPIISGLAAIFTGVILSFIWPPIGTAIQTFSQWAAYQNPVVAFGIYGFVERCLVPFGLHHIWNVPFQMQIGEYTNAAGQVFHGDIPRYMAGDPTAGKLSGGFLFKMYGLPAAAIAIWHSAKPENRAKVGGIMISAALTSFLTGITEPIEFSFMFVAPILYVIHAILAGLAFPIAILLGMRDGTSFSHGLIDFIVLSGNSSKLWLFPIVGICYALVYYTIYRVLIKALDLKTPGREDASDDVKAGVSSEMAPALVAAFGGKTNITNLDACITRLRVSVADVAKVDQAGLKKLGAAGVVVAGSGVQAIFGTKSDNLKTEMDDYIRNN from the coding sequence ATGTTTAAGAATGCATTTGCTAACCTGCAGAAGGTCGGTAAATCGCTGATGCTGCCAGTATCCGTACTGCCTATCGCAGGTATCCTGCTGGGCGTCGGTTCTGCTAACTTCAGCTGGCTGCCAGCCGTCGTTTCCCATGTGATGGCGGAAGCGGGCGGTTCGGTCTTCGCCAACATGCCGCTGATCTTTGCTATCGGTGTTGCGCTTGGCTTCACCAATAACGATGGCGTTTCTGCGCTGGCTGCAGTAGTGGCTTACGGCATCATGGTGAAAACCATGGCGGTTGTCGCACCGCTGGTCCTGCATTTACCTGCGGAAGAGATCGCTGCGAAACACCTCGCAGATACCGGCGTGCTTGGCGGTATCATTTCCGGTGCGATCGCAGCCTATATGTTCAACCGCTTCTATCGCATCAAGTTGCCTGAATATCTGGGCTTCTTTGCGGGCAAGCGTTTTGTGCCGATTATTTCCGGTCTGGCAGCCATTTTCACCGGTGTGATCCTGTCCTTCATCTGGCCTCCGATTGGTACTGCTATCCAGACCTTCTCCCAGTGGGCGGCATATCAGAACCCGGTTGTGGCCTTCGGCATCTACGGTTTCGTTGAGCGTTGCCTGGTACCGTTTGGTCTGCACCACATCTGGAACGTTCCTTTCCAGATGCAAATCGGTGAGTACACCAACGCTGCCGGTCAGGTATTCCACGGCGATATTCCTCGCTACATGGCAGGCGACCCGACAGCGGGTAAATTGTCTGGCGGCTTCCTGTTCAAGATGTACGGTCTGCCGGCAGCGGCAATCGCCATCTGGCATTCTGCGAAACCAGAAAACCGCGCGAAAGTGGGCGGTATCATGATCTCCGCGGCGCTGACCTCGTTCCTGACCGGTATTACCGAGCCGATCGAGTTCTCCTTCATGTTCGTTGCGCCGATCCTGTACGTGATCCACGCGATTCTGGCCGGTCTGGCTTTCCCGATCGCTATCCTGCTCGGTATGCGTGACGGTACGTCGTTCTCGCACGGTCTGATCGACTTCATCGTCCTGTCTGGTAACAGCAGCAAACTGTGGCTGTTCCCGATTGTCGGTATCTGCTACGCCCTCGTTTACTACACCATCTACCGTGTGCTGATCAAAGCGCTGGATCTGAAAACGCCGGGTCGTGAAGATGCTTCTGACGATGTGAAAGCCGGTGTTTCCAGCGAAATGGCACCGGCTCTGGTCGCCGCATTTGGGGGTAAAACCAACATCACTAACCTCGACGCCTGTATCACGCGTCTGCGCGTCAGCGTAGCGGATGTGGCGAAAGTGGATCAGGCTGGCCTGAAGAAACTGGGTGCCGCAGGTGTGGTTGTTGCAGGTTCCGGTGTACAGGCAATTTTCGGTACCAAATCCGATAACCTGAAAACCGAAATGGATGATTACATCCGCAACAACTAA